The DNA sequence TTCCTCAACATGGAGACACGAAATACATTATGCACCCCCGCAAGTGCCGGTGGAAGTGCTACTCTATATGCCATCGGTCCAACTTGATCAGGAATCTCAAATGGCCCGATgtatctagggctcaacttGCCCTTCTTCCCAAacctcataactcctttcattggtGATATCCTAAAAAACACTTTGtttccaacctcaaactctaactggTTGTGGTGGCCCCAGCCTCCGATTGGGATTTGGCGGAAACTGAAATGCcaggacatgcaacaccaaggttacctgccccttGTAAATGATAGATAAGATGTAATGCACCTAATGATAACTAACAGTATGTAGTATATCGTAGCGGAAAGTCAACTTAAGTCAATTAAAGGAACATTAGTCATGGTATCGAAAACATTAAATCCCAATAGTACTTCATTATCCATAAGAGTCATCATAGTTGATACGAGTT is a window from the Juglans regia cultivar Chandler chromosome 7, Walnut 2.0, whole genome shotgun sequence genome containing:
- the LOC108979400 gene encoding uncharacterized protein LOC108979400, with protein sequence MKGVMRFGKKGKLSPRYIGPFEIPDQVGPMAYRVALPPALAGVHNVFRVSMLRKHVIDPTQIIDYEPLQIQEDMTYAEERIRIIERKELVLQTQTIPLVKSHVE